From the Rhinopithecus roxellana isolate Shanxi Qingling chromosome 5, ASM756505v1, whole genome shotgun sequence genome, the window ggctaatttttttgtgtttttagtagagatggggtttcaccatgttggccaggctggtctcgaatcctgacctcaggtgatcctcctgccttggcctcccaaagtgctggatttacaggcatgatccaccatgtccagcctaattgcaaattaaaacatctttttttttttttttttttttaccaatgcACTGATAAGAGAGATTTATAAAGTTGTTTTCATTACTTTTGATTAGGGTGCAGTTAGGTGCACATTCCTTATGGTACTTGCTGTTGACAGTACACAATAATGCAAGCTTTCTAGGAAGTTTTTTTGCAGCATGAATAAAAAGATTTGCAAATGTGTTTGACTCAGTAATTTCAATACTAGGTCTCTTATAAGGAAACAATcagaaatacatacaaaaatatatgatAAGAATAGTCAatacagcaaaaaacaaaatgatcagtgtctaaaaataagtaaattattacaaaattacAATAGAACCCTATCATGAAAAAGATCATTCAACCACTGCAAATAATGATTATGAAGAATTTACAATGACATGGAAAATACTCAACATACATTGCAGTACATTAAAAATGAGGACATGGactgtaatgcccagacccgcgatgacccagaagcaaccaccagagtccagagacaaagccaagcgtcagggatcgctttattttgAGTTCGAACTTGGATCTCTCCGGCCAGGcgtcagatcctagggagagaccctgaGCTCGGTGCTCTGCTgccttttatagtcagacacaaacaagttacagcaagttacagagtcactggggatttttacagttgtaggtttacaattggctgacatttaatcatgctgctataaagacacatgcacacgtatgtttattgcggcactattcacaatagcaaagacttggaatcaacccaaatgtccatcagtgacagactggattaagaaaatgtggcacatatacaccatggaatactatgcagccataaaaaaggatgagtttgcgtcctttgtagggacatggatgcagctggaaaccatcattcttagcaaactatcacaagaacagaaaaccaaacaccgcatgttgtcactcataggtgggaactgatcaatgagatcattggactcgggaaggggaacatcacacaccggggcctatcatggggaggggggaggggggagggattgcattgggagttatacctgatataaatgatgaattgaggggtgctgacgagttgatgggtgcagcacaccaacatggcacaagtatacatatgtaacaaacctgcaagttatgcacatgtaccctagaacttaaagtataataaaaaataaaaataaaaaaataaagttgaacattagtcagttgttcattggttcccgccctttgaccaaaacACAAATGGCCATTGctctgctagggactttccagataactgtgttgtTTTTGCATTagggggagtttcctgactttttctgacctctgatattcagtatttttccacttctTATTTCCCCCTCTCTCTAGCACCTggagagccaatcttgggtcttatatgtcTGACTCGGAAGTTTTGGTCAGTACAGGTTGGTACTGGGCTCTCAGGACCATAAGCTGGACagtgttgagtctttcttttacaaagtttgttaatctgtttattatacaTGGTCCTATAGTGAGTAAGAGAAGTATACTTATGAATGGTCCTATGAGGGGCACTAGAAGGGAGTACATGGAGGAATTCCACCAGCTGTTGGCAGCCGAGGTGAATTGTTGTTTCTGCAATTCTAGGCTAAGTTTATGTAGCTGTTGGACTCGCGTTTCTCCGagtccagattcatttatgtagaaacaacaatcttctctgaggaaaagacaggtcCCTCCTTTTTCTGCCGTTAACAGGTCTAGTGCATGGCAGTTTTGTAAAGTAACTTGGGCAAGGGAAGTTAATTGTCTCTGTAATGAGGCAAGGGATTCAGCGGAAGCTTCCATAGCTATGGAGAATTGGTGAGAGAGCTTTGCAGTGCTGATAAGGGAGTGACCTAAAGCTCCTCCGGCTAGTCCTGCAGCAACTAAGGACGtggtgagtgagactccggctaCTAAGGGGAGGAATATAGCTCGTTTTTGTCTAGGGAAAGGGGCGGAGTCCCACCTGGAAAATTCTGCGGGGGTGCGCAAGGTCAGTTGGGGGACTAGtgtgacagggagacacagtagggttatagtggcctgagtggaaaggttcttatatagggtcccattgcaccagaagaaagaaccggggggtggggggggggcaaAGAGGGTTGAGTTGGGAGTGGAAATTGTATTACAGAGGGTAGTGCCGGTATTggaataacaaaaggaaacttgtgtCTGTCCAGGGTTTAGGAACAAGGGGACGTCAGGGATCGGGGGTGGTATGTGGCTGTTGTTAGGGCTTAGGCTGAGAGAAGCGTTAGACGGGCCTGGAAGTGGAACTGCCGTTAACGGCAGTCGCCCTAGAGCCGCGCAGAAAAAGCATGCAGAGAGATTGCCTAGGCCAGTGGCGTTTGCGATTTCTAACCCTTCTCTTAAtagggataaccaggaaaaggggcgggtaggagttaaagttgaaagctggacatttaaTTCCCTCTCTTGGTTCTGTATAGCTGCGtgtagggtggtctggatctgaaCAAGGGAACGCCAGAGAAAGAGACGGCTACTAGGCCAGGTTGTCCCTGAAGTCAAGTACATGGCCCCTTTTTGCTGAGAAGTCCAGCGGGGGTCCCTAGGGGTCCCAGATAACCCAGGTGTAGCctgatgtggttttaaaaaaattgtgtgactGCCACGTTTGACTGGACAGGGACTCAGAAGTTTTTAGGATTTTAACAGTGTGGATTTTGCAGGACCTATATGGGCAGCCGACACTTTGTTCTACCCATGAGTTATTACAATAAGAGAGTGATTggtcaaagagaaaacaaattgcGGGTGCTGCCTTTCCTGGCTGgtgtttaaaatcagtgaaatttagaTAGATGGGAGTGCTACAACCCCCAGGGGGACAATCAGCAGTGCCTAATACATAGCCCTTTTGTTCTGTCTGAGCATAATTGGTCCAGTTCTCAGTCAGGAAGAAACGCCAAGTGAAAGGGGATGTTGCCGGGTTTGCCTGGGTCTCCCCACAGGGGATCCATAAGAGTAGAAGAGTTATAAAGGAGGTAGGTGTC encodes:
- the LOC115897707 gene encoding endogenous retrovirus group FC1 Env polyprotein-like isoform X1; the encoded protein is MYLTSGTTWPSSRLFLWRSLVQIQTTLHAAIQNQERELNVQLSTLTPTRPFSWLSLLREGLEIANATGLGNLSACFFCAALGRLPLTAVPLPGPSNASLSLSPNNSHIPPPIPDVPLFLNPGQTQVSFCYSNTGTTLCNTISTPNSTLFAPPPPPGSFFWCNGTLYKNLSTQATITLLCLPVTLVPQLTLRTPAEFSRWDSAPFPRQKRAIFLPLVAGVSLTTSLVAAGLAGGALGHSLISTAKLSHQFSIAMEASAESLASLQRQLTSLAQVTLQNCHALDLLTAEKGGTCLFLREDCCFYINESGLGETRVQQLHKLSLELQKQQFTSAANSWWNSSMYSLLVPLIGPFISILLLLTIGPCIINRLTNFVKERLNTVQLMVLRAQYQPVLTKTSESDI